A DNA window from Halictus rubicundus isolate RS-2024b unplaced genomic scaffold, iyHalRubi1_principal scaffold0156, whole genome shotgun sequence contains the following coding sequences:
- the LOC143363853 gene encoding uncharacterized protein LOC143363853: METTAPAIAKVGVRIPEFCPGDPEMWFSMVERSFEASGITTEATKFGYVLGALTPQYATEVRDIIINPPPTTPFSKLKEELIRRIGVSQDQKTRRLLEREEIGDRKPSQFLRHLRGLAGTTAPDSVLRTLWVSRLPTNMQVILATQKDTELNKVADLADAIADTTTPRAHICDTGHPGPSSHSAVTPVNPDTELLLNARMAQMTLSLRQEISELKELIYQDRGRQSRPFYHRRSNSRNRSPSGSRDRGSRRHNEYQAPPDYNGKCWYHWRYGGNAHKCVSPCNFSGSAAGNDQGGR; the protein is encoded by the coding sequence ATGGAAACGACCGCGCCAGCGATAGCGAAAGTGGGCGTGAGAATACCCGAGTTTTGTCCAGGCGATCCGGAAATGTGGTTCTCGATGGTCGAGAGAAGTTTTGAGGCGTCCGGAATAACCACCGAAGCTACGAAATTCGGTTACGTTTTAGGGGCACTGACCCCCCAGTACGCTACAGAAGTGAGGGATATCATCATCAACCCTCCCCCAACGACCCCTTTCTCAAAATTAAAGGAGGAATTGATTCGTCGGATCGGCGTGTCACAAGACCAAAAGACGAGACGGCTCCTTGAACGCGAAGAGATCGGGGATCGCAAGCCGTCGCAATTCTTGCGACACCTGCGGGGGTTGGCAGGTACGACCGCGCCGGATTCCGTACTGCGCACACTTTGGGTGAGTCGGTTGCCTACCAATATGCAGGTAATATTGGCTACACAAAAGGACACCGAACTAAACAAGGTCGCCGATTTAGCGGACGCCATAGCGGACACGACGACACCGCGAGCGCATATTTGCGATACTGGCCATCCGGGTCCCTCGTCTCACAGTGCGGTAACACCGGTTAATCCGGATACGGAGTTATTATTGAATGCAAGGATGGCACAGATGACGTTGTCCTTACGCCAAGAGATTTCGGAACTGAAGGAGCTGATTTATCAGGATAGAGGACGACAAAGCAGACCCTTTTACCACCGCCGATCGAATTCCCGGAACCGTTCGCCATCGGGTTCACGCGATCGAGGGAGTCGCAGACACAACGAGTATCAGGCACCTCCTGATTACAACGGAAAGTGTTGGTACCATTGGCGTTATGGAGGGAATGCACATAAATGCGTGTCGCCATGCAACTTCAGCGGTTCTGCCGCGGGAAACGACCAGGGAGGACGTTGA